From Pirellulales bacterium, a single genomic window includes:
- a CDS encoding PSD1 and planctomycete cytochrome C domain-containing protein, translated as MRPAALLLSMLVALWAAAGAAQAGDAGIEHFEAKIRPVLVAQCYECHSAQAKKLGGSLLLDSREGVLKGGDSGASIVPGQPDESPLIAAVRYDADSVHMPPKGKLPAPVIADFEAWVKMGAPDPRDAAPVAAAAESWKQTLSERRDWWSMRPVVKPTVPAVRDASWSARPVDRFILAALEAQGLTPAALADPRTLVRRLTIVLTGLPPTAEQVAEFLQAWEAAPTSSASRQVALERFVESLLASPHFGERFARHWMDVVRFSETHGNEWNYEVHHAWRYRDYLIRALNDDVPYDQLVREHIAGDLLSTPRINQREQFNESVIGTAFYRFGEANHDDCISLPQIGYDLADNQIDTLSKAFQATTVACARCHNHKLDAVSTEDYYALLGILRSSREVAHTIDTPAVNAEPIARLREIKITLRRELADAWQRDAAQVASYMQAAQAKRLNQPASPDAASLDLQRLEKWSAVLAVEKAPREEVFEPWRAMINAKVAPAAAPADASPAAGTVAPPVAATPTSWSDLAAWYTKEDAERGAANASQFTTYADFRADRPDKGNASDWQIGGHALRDAGSRSGDFSLQPEGETIVRAVLPAGLYTNTLSDKLNGTLRSPVLAGQRKQISFQVLGQRSSALRLVSNNCQLNYKNYKALTSGELYWITFSPPENYDSLRTYAELMTMFDNPKFPDQLSALGGDKENYKFPWEKAAENPRSYFGLTRVVMHDCDDPPKAELSHMRPLFAATSDAKDIVVEVGALPARYAAVIGAAIRNWSDDGATDDDVRWLDALVRAGLLTNSVAGSERLAALVAEYRQAEASLALPRVVPGLADCGPGFSQPVLVRGDCTRPGTPVTRHYLEAISSPDEPFVTEGSGRMQVAERIASPTNPLTARVIVNRVWHHLFGAGIVRTVDDFGHVGDLPSHPELLDYLASQFVEEGWSLKRLIRELVLSRTFCSADQPAAAAEEIDPQNRLLGHYPARRMQAESIRDAILATSGRLDRTLFGMSIQPYREKENADRRLFPGPLDGHGRRSVYIKNNLMESPKFLSAFDFPGGKVALGRRDVTNVPAQALALLNDPFVLGQADEWAARLIARSDASIAARIDAAFETALSRPPRDDERQRFEQAVAQFAALYQVPAAEVLQSRVVWRDVAHTIFNLQEFIYIP; from the coding sequence ATGCGTCCTGCCGCGCTCCTGCTGAGCATGTTGGTCGCGCTATGGGCGGCCGCCGGCGCAGCACAGGCAGGGGACGCCGGTATCGAGCACTTCGAAGCGAAGATTCGGCCCGTGTTGGTGGCGCAATGCTACGAGTGCCATTCGGCCCAGGCCAAGAAGCTGGGCGGCAGTCTACTGCTTGATAGCCGCGAAGGCGTTCTTAAAGGGGGCGATTCCGGAGCGAGCATCGTTCCCGGCCAGCCTGACGAGAGCCCGTTGATCGCGGCCGTGCGTTATGACGCCGACTCGGTACACATGCCCCCGAAGGGGAAACTGCCCGCGCCGGTGATCGCGGACTTCGAAGCCTGGGTGAAAATGGGCGCCCCTGACCCGCGCGATGCGGCGCCCGTAGCCGCCGCCGCGGAATCTTGGAAACAGACGCTGAGCGAGCGACGCGACTGGTGGAGCATGCGTCCGGTGGTGAAACCGACGGTGCCTGCGGTGCGCGACGCGAGCTGGTCCGCGCGCCCGGTCGACCGGTTCATTCTGGCAGCTCTCGAAGCCCAAGGTTTAACACCTGCGGCGCTGGCCGATCCGCGCACGCTCGTGCGCCGCTTGACGATCGTATTGACCGGCTTGCCGCCGACGGCCGAGCAAGTCGCAGAGTTCTTGCAGGCCTGGGAGGCGGCGCCGACCTCGTCGGCGTCCCGGCAAGTGGCGCTCGAGCGATTTGTCGAATCGCTGCTGGCTTCGCCGCACTTTGGCGAGCGCTTCGCCCGGCACTGGATGGACGTGGTGCGATTTTCGGAGACGCACGGCAATGAATGGAACTACGAGGTGCATCATGCCTGGCGATATCGCGATTACCTGATTCGCGCGCTGAACGATGATGTGCCGTACGATCAGTTGGTGCGCGAGCACATCGCTGGTGACCTGTTATCGACGCCGCGCATTAACCAGCGCGAGCAATTCAACGAGTCTGTCATCGGTACGGCGTTCTATCGCTTTGGCGAGGCGAATCACGACGATTGCATCAGCCTGCCGCAGATCGGCTATGACTTGGCGGACAATCAGATCGACACGCTGAGCAAGGCGTTTCAAGCGACGACCGTGGCTTGCGCCCGCTGTCATAATCACAAGCTCGACGCCGTCTCGACCGAGGACTATTACGCCCTGCTCGGCATCCTGCGCAGCAGCCGGGAAGTGGCGCACACGATCGATACGCCGGCGGTAAATGCCGAACCGATCGCCCGGCTGCGCGAGATCAAAATCACGTTGCGACGCGAACTGGCCGATGCCTGGCAGCGCGACGCCGCGCAAGTGGCCAGCTACATGCAAGCGGCCCAGGCCAAACGCCTGAATCAACCGGCTAGCCCGGACGCGGCATCGCTTGATCTGCAGCGACTGGAGAAATGGTCGGCCGTGCTGGCGGTCGAAAAAGCGCCGCGCGAAGAGGTCTTCGAGCCGTGGCGCGCGATGATCAACGCCAAGGTCGCTCCGGCAGCGGCGCCAGCCGACGCTTCGCCTGCGGCTGGCACGGTAGCGCCGCCTGTGGCAGCGACGCCCACCAGTTGGTCCGATCTGGCCGCCTGGTATACGAAGGAAGACGCCGAGCGCGGTGCAGCCAATGCGTCGCAATTCACGACCTACGCCGACTTTCGGGCGGATCGCCCTGACAAGGGAAATGCGAGCGACTGGCAAATCGGTGGGCACGCGTTGCGCGATGCCGGAAGTCGCAGCGGCGACTTTTCGCTGCAACCTGAAGGCGAAACAATTGTGCGAGCCGTGTTACCGGCCGGACTGTATACGAACACACTTTCCGACAAGCTGAACGGGACGTTGCGTTCGCCAGTTCTCGCGGGGCAGCGCAAACAGATCAGTTTTCAAGTCCTCGGCCAGCGCAGCAGTGCCCTCAGGCTGGTCTCGAACAACTGTCAACTCAATTACAAGAATTACAAAGCGCTCACCAGCGGCGAATTGTACTGGATCACGTTTTCGCCCCCCGAGAATTACGACAGCCTGCGGACGTATGCCGAACTGATGACGATGTTCGACAACCCGAAGTTTCCCGATCAACTGAGCGCGCTGGGGGGGGACAAGGAGAACTACAAGTTTCCGTGGGAGAAGGCGGCCGAAAACCCTCGCTCGTATTTCGGCCTTACGCGCGTCGTCATGCATGACTGCGACGATCCGCCCAAGGCGGAACTGTCACACATGCGTCCGCTGTTTGCCGCGACCTCTGACGCGAAGGACATAGTCGTTGAAGTTGGCGCTTTGCCGGCGCGCTATGCGGCGGTGATCGGCGCCGCGATTCGCAATTGGAGCGACGACGGTGCCACGGACGACGATGTGCGTTGGCTCGATGCCCTGGTTCGCGCGGGCCTGTTGACGAACTCCGTGGCCGGCAGCGAGCGATTGGCCGCGCTGGTGGCCGAATATCGCCAGGCCGAGGCGTCGCTCGCACTGCCACGAGTCGTGCCTGGGTTGGCCGATTGTGGGCCGGGCTTTTCACAACCGGTGCTGGTCCGCGGCGACTGCACACGACCCGGTACGCCCGTCACGCGGCATTATCTCGAAGCGATTTCGTCGCCGGACGAGCCATTCGTCACCGAGGGGAGTGGCCGGATGCAGGTGGCCGAGCGAATTGCCAGTCCCACCAACCCGCTGACGGCACGCGTGATTGTGAATCGCGTGTGGCATCATCTGTTTGGCGCCGGCATCGTTCGTACGGTCGATGACTTTGGCCATGTCGGCGACTTGCCTTCGCATCCCGAACTGCTCGATTACCTGGCGTCCCAGTTCGTCGAAGAGGGCTGGTCGCTGAAACGGCTGATCCGCGAGCTGGTGTTGTCGCGCACTTTTTGCTCCGCCGATCAACCGGCTGCGGCCGCGGAGGAGATCGACCCGCAGAATCGTTTGCTGGGTCATTACCCCGCGCGGCGGATGCAGGCCGAATCCATCCGCGATGCGATTCTGGCGACCAGTGGCCGGCTGGACCGCACACTGTTCGGCATGAGCATTCAGCCCTACCGTGAAAAAGAAAATGCCGACCGGCGTCTATTCCCTGGTCCGCTCGACGGCCATGGCCGACGCAGCGTCTACATTAAGAACAATCTGATGGAATCGCCCAAATTCCTGAGTGCGTTTGACTTTCCCGGTGGCAAGGTCGCACTCGGCCGCCGCGACGTGACGAACGTCCCGGCCCAGGCGCTCGCCTTGCTGAACGATCCCTTCGTGCTGGGGCAGGCGGACGAATGGGCGGCGCGCTTGATTGCGCGTTCCGATGCATCGATCGCCGCACGAATCGACGCCGCGTTCGAAACCGCGTTGAGCCGTCCACCACGGGACGACGAGCGACAGCGGTTCGAACAGGCCGTCGCGCAGTTTGCGGCGCTCTACCAGGTGCCAGCCGCGGAAGTGCTGCAAAGCCGCGTCGTATGGCGCGACGTGGCACACACGATTTTCAACTTGCAAGAGTTCATCTACATCCCATGA
- a CDS encoding SMP-30/gluconolactonase/LRE family protein, protein MFENSLSVSRLLLVAAVAACLHGLARADEPVVAPDAKVEKLFEGSVLTEGVAVAPDGQVYFSDITFSHVSRDPKGVIEAGHIWHYDPTTGKTTIFRSPSGMSNGIKFDANGDMIVAEGADFGGRRVTRTDMKTGKSYIIAGLYEGKPFNSPNDISIDKKGRIYFSDPRYMGYEGIDQPLVGVYRIDPDGSINRIITDAGKANGVAVSPDQKTLYVVSNENGATSIDRLGSSTGQADKVAAPLRKGLMALLAYDLAPDGSAKYRKTLVDYGTYDGPDGLVCDKDGNLWVAVRAENRPGIYIYSPEGKELGYIKTEVPTNIGFGRGRDAKTLYITAGKSLYRVYVNREGQDPSAK, encoded by the coding sequence ATGTTCGAGAATTCCCTGTCGGTCAGCCGGCTTTTACTCGTCGCGGCTGTGGCGGCCTGCTTGCACGGGTTGGCACGCGCCGACGAGCCTGTCGTCGCGCCCGATGCCAAGGTCGAAAAACTGTTCGAGGGAAGCGTTTTGACCGAAGGGGTTGCCGTCGCGCCGGACGGGCAGGTGTACTTCAGCGACATTACGTTCTCGCACGTCTCGCGCGACCCGAAGGGGGTTATCGAAGCCGGTCATATCTGGCATTACGACCCCACGACCGGCAAGACCACGATCTTCCGCTCGCCCAGCGGCATGTCCAACGGCATTAAGTTCGACGCCAACGGCGACATGATCGTGGCCGAGGGGGCCGATTTTGGCGGACGACGCGTAACACGCACCGACATGAAGACCGGCAAGAGCTACATCATCGCCGGACTGTACGAAGGAAAACCGTTCAACTCGCCGAATGATATTTCGATCGACAAGAAGGGACGCATCTATTTCAGCGACCCACGCTACATGGGATACGAGGGGATCGACCAGCCGCTGGTGGGCGTGTACCGCATCGACCCGGACGGCTCGATCAATCGCATCATTACGGACGCCGGCAAAGCCAACGGCGTCGCCGTCTCGCCCGATCAAAAGACGTTGTACGTCGTCAGCAACGAAAACGGCGCCACGAGCATCGACCGCCTGGGTTCATCGACCGGACAGGCCGACAAAGTAGCCGCGCCTCTGCGCAAGGGTCTGATGGCGCTCTTGGCCTATGACCTGGCGCCTGATGGTTCGGCAAAATACCGCAAAACGCTAGTCGACTACGGTACCTACGACGGGCCGGACGGCCTGGTCTGCGATAAGGATGGCAATCTGTGGGTGGCGGTCCGTGCCGAGAACCGGCCCGGCATCTATATTTACTCGCCCGAAGGAAAAGAACTTGGCTACATCAAGACCGAGGTCCCGACCAACATCGGCTTCGGCCGCGGCCGTGACGCAAAGACGCTATACATCACGGCCGGCAAGAGCCTATATCGGGTGTACGTAAACCGCGAAGGACAGGATCCGTCGGCGAAATAA
- a CDS encoding PP2C family protein-serine/threonine phosphatase: protein MLRSLWYALRRGYRACMSRLRQLIYWPRRHLTRPPAPIVDAAGSKAQAHHIRCAEVWGGIRNAELEAVTSGVRASLFSSSCEGGAGGDVYYFSVCGADSLTRVALADVPGHGQTVSQVGEWLYDALAARMNSLRGDRVLAELNALADHHGIATVSTLAVVQFYRRKSQLYVSYAGHPPALVYRQSVGAWRPAEVPDGPGLSNLPIGVSDETHYAQHSMPLASGDRILLYTDGVIEAPDAKQVLFGLPGLIAVAERHRESSLMELRTAILQALHAHTGGALVHDDVTLLAMEVI from the coding sequence ATGCTTCGATCGCTTTGGTACGCGCTGCGCCGTGGGTATCGCGCCTGCATGAGTCGCTTGCGTCAACTGATCTATTGGCCGCGCCGACATTTGACACGTCCGCCGGCGCCAATTGTTGACGCTGCCGGCTCTAAAGCGCAAGCACATCACATACGCTGCGCCGAGGTTTGGGGTGGAATTCGCAACGCCGAACTCGAGGCCGTTACGAGCGGCGTTCGGGCAAGCCTCTTCAGTAGCTCGTGCGAAGGGGGCGCAGGCGGAGATGTTTATTATTTCAGCGTGTGCGGCGCGGACTCGCTGACTCGCGTTGCGCTAGCGGATGTGCCTGGCCATGGGCAGACGGTGAGTCAGGTGGGCGAGTGGCTTTACGATGCACTCGCGGCGCGGATGAATTCCTTGCGCGGTGATCGCGTGCTGGCGGAATTGAATGCATTGGCTGATCACCATGGCATTGCGACGGTCAGCACACTGGCCGTCGTGCAATTCTATCGCCGCAAGTCGCAGTTGTACGTTTCGTACGCAGGGCATCCGCCAGCGCTTGTGTACCGGCAAAGTGTCGGCGCGTGGCGCCCGGCAGAAGTGCCTGACGGCCCGGGACTGTCGAACTTACCAATCGGCGTCAGCGATGAAACGCACTACGCCCAGCATTCGATGCCGCTGGCCAGTGGTGATCGTATCCTGCTGTATACCGACGGGGTCATCGAGGCACCCGACGCCAAACAGGTACTGTTCGGCCTGCCAGGACTGATTGCCGTGGCCGAACGGCACCGCGAATCGTCGCTGATGGAGCTGCGGACCGCGATTCTGCAGGCCCTGCACGCCCATACGGGCGGGGCGCTCGTTCACGATGATGTCACACTGCTGGCGATGGAAGTTATTTAA
- a CDS encoding DUF1549 domain-containing protein codes for MSRTIQKFIALVLCLAPFAGVGATHSQLALAEENAATAAGEAASCDPVAPARPRDSRQMTARIDQLLAADWAAAAIKPPAAADDATFLRRVSLDLVGVVPTVGEVRAFLADRDPQKRARLIDRLLASHLHPDHLATTWRNMMVPRGAGVDEFDAQAGLQNWLQAQFAKNQRYDQLVADLMVASGGSQEGPGLFYTAFDLKPEELAANTSRIFLGVQMECAQCHDHPFDRWTQGDFWSYAAFFARIGRGGDMQMGRGARLVDKETGEVMLPGTGTVVGPRYPRGDTPSRDDTGTRREQLGIWMVSRDNPFVAPAAVNRAWAHLFGRGLVEPVDDLSERNPPSHPEVFRELSAYFIETSFDLRNLVRTLANTQAYQAASVTGEDDPPADAFAWMLVKTLTPEQFYDSLMRSSLSATGISNAPTRQNLGSFDVARQTFVAKMQSPSASRLDYDAGVAQVLLLLNGPEVTSATSRPTSGLLAALDAPVLSDRERVEILFLATLAREPREQELLQSLARLTRAAADNIERSTALGDILWALYNSAEFSLNH; via the coding sequence ATGTCGCGCACGATTCAGAAGTTTATTGCGCTGGTACTTTGTCTCGCGCCGTTCGCAGGCGTGGGGGCCACGCATTCGCAGCTCGCCTTGGCGGAAGAGAACGCAGCAACTGCCGCCGGCGAGGCCGCATCGTGCGATCCCGTTGCGCCGGCCCGGCCGCGCGATTCGCGTCAGATGACGGCGCGAATCGACCAGTTGCTGGCCGCCGATTGGGCTGCCGCCGCAATCAAGCCGCCAGCGGCGGCCGATGATGCGACGTTTCTGCGTCGCGTCTCGTTGGACCTGGTCGGCGTGGTGCCGACGGTCGGTGAAGTGCGGGCCTTTCTCGCCGATCGGGATCCGCAAAAGCGCGCACGACTGATCGATCGCCTGCTCGCTTCGCATCTGCATCCTGACCATTTGGCAACGACGTGGCGCAACATGATGGTGCCGCGCGGCGCTGGTGTCGACGAATTCGACGCGCAAGCCGGTTTACAAAACTGGTTGCAGGCGCAATTCGCCAAGAACCAGCGCTACGATCAATTGGTTGCCGACCTGATGGTCGCCAGCGGCGGTTCGCAAGAAGGGCCTGGACTGTTCTACACGGCATTCGATTTGAAGCCCGAGGAGTTGGCGGCGAACACCTCGCGGATTTTCTTGGGCGTGCAAATGGAATGTGCGCAATGCCACGACCATCCATTCGATCGCTGGACGCAAGGCGATTTTTGGAGCTATGCGGCCTTCTTCGCCCGCATCGGCCGCGGGGGCGATATGCAAATGGGGCGCGGGGCGCGACTGGTTGATAAGGAGACGGGTGAGGTCATGCTGCCAGGCACGGGCACGGTGGTCGGCCCGCGATATCCACGCGGCGACACTCCATCGCGCGACGATACCGGCACCCGCCGCGAGCAGTTGGGCATCTGGATGGTGTCACGCGACAATCCTTTTGTCGCGCCGGCGGCCGTGAATCGAGCCTGGGCGCACCTGTTCGGCCGCGGACTGGTTGAGCCGGTCGACGATCTGAGCGAGCGCAATCCTCCCAGCCATCCAGAAGTTTTTCGCGAACTGTCCGCCTACTTCATCGAGACCAGCTTCGATCTGCGTAACCTGGTACGGACGCTAGCGAACACGCAGGCTTACCAGGCGGCGAGCGTCACGGGGGAAGACGATCCGCCGGCCGATGCCTTTGCCTGGATGCTGGTCAAAACGCTGACGCCCGAGCAGTTTTATGATTCGCTGATGCGATCGAGTTTATCCGCTACGGGAATTTCGAACGCGCCGACGCGGCAGAACCTGGGCAGCTTTGACGTGGCCCGGCAAACTTTCGTGGCCAAAATGCAATCCCCCAGCGCTTCACGCTTGGATTACGACGCTGGGGTCGCACAGGTTTTGCTGCTGCTAAATGGTCCCGAGGTCACTAGCGCCACGAGCCGTCCGACCAGCGGTTTGCTCGCGGCGCTCGATGCACCGGTACTATCGGATCGAGAGCGGGTCGAGATTCTTTTTCTGGCCACGTTGGCGCGCGAGCCGCGCGAGCAAGAGCTGTTGCAATCGTTAGCACGGTTGACGCGAGCCGCGGCCGACAACATCGAACGCTCGACTGCGCTCGGTGACATTTTATGGGCCCTCTATAACAGTGCTGAGTTCAGCCTGAACCATTGA
- a CDS encoding DUF1501 domain-containing protein, with product MQRDIAEVFNAQPHRRQFLQAAGMAALGYSASGWVPQLAHALTADPKRRRHCIVLWMSGGPSQLDTFDLKPGHANGGEFKEIDTSVSGLRFSEHMPRLAAQASQLAILRGLSTKEGDHGRGTYLMRTGHVPGGPVRYPAIGAAVAKELGSDDADLPQYISVAPYQQFNQAAFGAGFLGPRYAPAVVDEQRRANPGEAEAYADLRFGNLVPAGGTNGQVADRVALWREFEGGFLTAHRAAVAQAHETIYQRTLRMMNSSAAGAFDLASEPTKVRDRYGPGVFGQGCLLARRLIEQGVSTVEVNLGDFIGPTSNWDTHQNNFTTVKDLSARLDAGWSALLEDLAERGLLESTTILWMGEFGRTPTINAMGGRDHFPNAWSCVLAGGGIRGGQVYGRTSDDGMTVEDGKVAVGDVLTTLCVALGIDPKQQNISEMGRPIAIAEGEPIQGVLA from the coding sequence ATGCAACGTGACATCGCCGAAGTGTTTAATGCCCAACCGCATCGGCGGCAATTCTTACAGGCCGCCGGGATGGCGGCGCTCGGGTACAGCGCCAGTGGCTGGGTGCCGCAACTGGCGCACGCCCTGACCGCGGATCCCAAGCGGCGGCGGCACTGCATCGTGTTGTGGATGAGCGGCGGTCCCAGCCAGCTCGATACGTTCGACCTAAAGCCCGGCCATGCCAATGGTGGCGAATTCAAGGAAATCGATACCAGTGTTTCCGGCCTGCGGTTCAGCGAACACATGCCGCGCCTGGCGGCGCAAGCCAGTCAACTGGCGATCCTGCGTGGGCTCAGCACGAAGGAAGGGGATCACGGCCGTGGAACGTACCTGATGCGGACCGGGCATGTGCCGGGTGGCCCAGTGCGTTATCCGGCGATCGGCGCCGCCGTGGCCAAGGAGCTTGGCAGCGATGACGCCGATCTGCCGCAATACATCAGCGTGGCCCCCTATCAACAATTCAATCAGGCCGCGTTCGGCGCAGGCTTTCTAGGCCCACGATACGCGCCGGCCGTTGTCGATGAACAACGCCGGGCGAACCCAGGCGAGGCCGAGGCGTACGCCGACCTGCGATTTGGGAATCTTGTTCCTGCCGGCGGCACCAACGGGCAAGTGGCTGATCGCGTGGCGTTGTGGCGTGAATTCGAAGGAGGCTTCCTGACGGCCCATCGCGCGGCGGTGGCCCAGGCACATGAAACCATCTACCAGCGCACCCTGCGCATGATGAATAGCTCGGCCGCGGGCGCCTTCGACCTGGCCAGCGAACCGACCAAAGTACGTGATCGATACGGACCGGGCGTCTTCGGCCAGGGATGTCTGCTCGCCCGGCGCTTGATCGAACAGGGAGTGTCGACCGTCGAAGTAAATCTCGGTGATTTCATCGGGCCGACGAGCAACTGGGACACGCATCAGAATAATTTCACGACCGTGAAGGACCTATCGGCCCGGCTCGACGCCGGATGGAGCGCACTGCTAGAGGACTTGGCCGAGCGCGGCCTGTTGGAATCCACGACGATTCTTTGGATGGGAGAATTCGGCCGCACTCCCACAATCAATGCGATGGGGGGACGTGACCATTTCCCCAACGCCTGGAGTTGTGTGCTGGCCGGCGGCGGCATTCGTGGCGGGCAAGTTTACGGTCGCACGAGCGATGACGGCATGACGGTCGAAGATGGCAAAGTCGCCGTTGGCGACGTGCTGACCACGTTGTGCGTGGCGCTCGGGATCGATCCGAAGCAACAAAACATTTCCGAAATGGGCCGACCGATCGCGATTGCCGAAGGCGAGCCTATCCAGGGCGTGCTGGCGTGA
- a CDS encoding CPXCG motif-containing cysteine-rich protein: protein MQDEASYICDACGEEIVIPLDLSAGESQQYVEDCPVCCRPNVIHVEVEDGGEVRIWAEAE from the coding sequence ATGCAGGATGAAGCCAGTTACATTTGCGACGCCTGCGGCGAAGAGATCGTCATTCCGCTCGACCTATCGGCCGGCGAGAGCCAGCAATACGTCGAAGACTGCCCCGTCTGTTGCCGTCCGAACGTGATCCACGTCGAGGTTGAGGACGGTGGCGAAGTGCGCATCTGGGCCGAGGCGGAATAG
- a CDS encoding aminotransferase class I/II-fold pyridoxal phosphate-dependent enzyme, with protein sequence MPPEIAHAEPTIADVSLPFTTAPTTTIEIDEQFSLANLLRAREAGMGIRELAPIFKQAVHHFQSVGQNLYGRVLLAPSDAAATVEYPFDADRRDMIILASNNYLGLTNHPRIVRAAQQAAAQYGTGSGSSPLLVGTFPITRELEAKLATFKGAEEACVFATGYSANVGVISAVAGKDDVVILDRLAHASMVDGAKLSGAQVKVFHHNDAAHLDRVLERNRSARTKVVAVEGIYSMDGDIAPLDQIWQVARRHNALLLVDEAHSTGVLGPGGRGAAAYFGLEGEIDLHVGTLSKALGACGGFVAGKSDLVTYIRYFARSGMFSTAPSPMVLAAASAAIDVIHDEPERRERLWENCRFMHEGLLRIGLRTSQAASPVIPVIIGEMKALREMTLALHRDNICVNSVPFPAVPLGSERLRISLTANHTIEQLRQALESLKRAARNAGVLR encoded by the coding sequence ATGCCCCCCGAGATTGCCCACGCCGAACCGACGATTGCCGACGTTTCACTCCCTTTCACCACGGCGCCCACGACCACGATCGAGATCGACGAGCAATTCTCGTTGGCGAACCTGCTGCGAGCACGCGAGGCGGGCATGGGAATCCGCGAGCTGGCCCCGATTTTCAAGCAGGCGGTACATCACTTTCAGTCCGTTGGGCAAAACCTCTACGGCCGAGTTCTTCTGGCACCCAGCGACGCCGCGGCCACGGTGGAATACCCGTTCGACGCCGACCGGCGCGACATGATTATCCTGGCCTCGAACAACTATCTGGGACTGACCAATCATCCACGCATCGTGCGCGCCGCACAACAAGCGGCAGCGCAATACGGAACCGGATCGGGCAGCTCGCCCTTGCTGGTCGGCACGTTTCCCATTACTCGCGAGTTGGAAGCGAAGCTGGCGACCTTCAAAGGGGCGGAAGAAGCTTGCGTCTTCGCGACAGGCTACTCGGCGAACGTTGGCGTGATCTCGGCCGTGGCTGGCAAGGACGACGTCGTGATCCTCGATCGCTTGGCGCACGCCAGCATGGTCGACGGTGCGAAGCTATCCGGCGCACAGGTCAAGGTATTCCATCACAACGACGCGGCTCACCTGGATCGAGTGCTCGAGCGAAATCGATCGGCGCGGACCAAGGTCGTGGCCGTCGAAGGCATCTACAGCATGGACGGCGACATCGCGCCCTTGGATCAGATCTGGCAGGTCGCGCGCCGGCACAATGCGCTGTTGTTGGTGGACGAGGCGCATTCGACCGGGGTGCTCGGGCCGGGCGGGCGCGGGGCAGCGGCCTACTTCGGACTGGAAGGCGAGATCGACTTGCACGTTGGCACCTTGAGCAAGGCACTCGGCGCGTGCGGCGGATTCGTAGCCGGCAAAAGTGATCTCGTGACGTACATTCGCTATTTCGCACGGAGCGGCATGTTTTCGACCGCACCATCGCCGATGGTGCTGGCCGCGGCGAGCGCCGCGATCGATGTGATCCACGACGAGCCGGAACGCCGCGAACGGCTGTGGGAAAACTGCCGCTTCATGCACGAAGGGCTACTGCGAATCGGATTGCGCACGAGCCAGGCCGCTAGCCCCGTGATCCCGGTGATCATCGGCGAGATGAAAGCGCTGCGCGAAATGACCTTAGCGTTGCATCGCGACAATATCTGCGTGAACTCGGTCCCATTCCCAGCCGTGCCGCTCGGCAGCGAACGATTGCGCATCAGCCTGACGGCGAATCACACGATCGAGCAACTGCGCCAAGCCTTGGAATCGCTCAAACGAGCGGCCCGCAACGCGGGAGTGCTGAGATAG
- the crcB gene encoding fluoride efflux transporter CrcB, producing the protein MKWIFIACGGAFGSLARYWMQGTVYSLTGWAFPLGTVSVNLLGCLLIGILYAMFSGPFPVRDEIRLGLIVGVLGGFTTFSAFSLETFLMAQEGKMALALLNVVLSCVLGLVAVWCGFRLAGYYFGVPTMTQ; encoded by the coding sequence ATGAAATGGATCTTCATCGCCTGCGGCGGGGCGTTCGGATCGCTGGCCCGTTACTGGATGCAAGGCACCGTCTACAGTCTCACCGGCTGGGCGTTCCCCTTGGGCACCGTTTCGGTGAATCTTCTCGGCTGCCTGTTGATCGGCATTCTGTACGCGATGTTCAGCGGCCCGTTTCCGGTGCGTGATGAAATCCGCCTCGGACTGATCGTAGGTGTGCTGGGGGGCTTCACCACGTTTTCTGCGTTCAGCCTCGAAACATTTCTCATGGCCCAAGAAGGAAAGATGGCGCTCGCCCTCTTAAACGTGGTGCTCAGTTGCGTCTTGGGGCTGGTGGCCGTGTGGTGCGGATTCCGCCTGGCCGGCTACTACTTTGGCGTGCCGACGATGACGCAGTAG